From Sporocytophaga myxococcoides, one genomic window encodes:
- a CDS encoding ArsR/SmtB family transcription factor, translated as MRRDVFQAIADPTRRAILCLIAVQALTPNAVAEHFDSSRQAVSKHIKILVECELLKQEQQGREIYYHINPDKMLEIDKWLQQFRGLLEKRFNQLDNVLAKLKSDKK; from the coding sequence ATGAGAAGAGATGTTTTTCAGGCAATTGCTGATCCGACCAGAAGGGCAATTTTATGCCTGATTGCCGTCCAGGCTTTAACGCCAAATGCTGTTGCTGAACATTTTGACAGCAGCAGACAGGCTGTATCCAAGCATATTAAGATTCTTGTTGAATGTGAATTGTTAAAACAGGAACAACAAGGGCGAGAAATTTATTATCACATTAACCCTGATAAAATGCTGGAAATTGATAAATGGCTTCAGCAGTTCAGGGGATTGCTGGAGAAGCGTTTTAACCAGCTTGACAATGTATTAGCCAAACTTAAATCCGATAAAAAATGA
- a CDS encoding SRPBCC domain-containing protein — protein MKNTLLMNFNVDKANNKIKVEREFDAPLAMVWSAWTESELLDQWWAPHPYIAETKSMDFREGGMWLYCMIGPKGERHWSRADYKTIKPEKQFVLLDAFCDENGVINKDFPRSTWSNIFKQTEETTTVNIEISYDKLEDLEATIKMGFQEGFTAGLENLDHYLSTQFRLRKENKTSNKARVTTYLNFPGKTEEAFNFYQKVFNGRLTGDGLRRFGDIELPAGAPPMSEADKKLIIHAELTILGGHVLMATDAPESMGFKLVEGNNMHINVEPESREETERIFKELSEGGQVTMPLADMFWGAYYGSFKDKFGINWMFNYQKTE, from the coding sequence ATGAAGAACACTTTATTAATGAATTTCAATGTTGATAAGGCCAATAATAAAATCAAAGTTGAAAGAGAGTTTGATGCTCCTCTAGCTATGGTCTGGTCCGCATGGACCGAAAGTGAACTACTTGATCAGTGGTGGGCTCCACATCCATACATAGCCGAAACCAAATCCATGGACTTCAGAGAAGGCGGCATGTGGCTTTATTGCATGATTGGACCTAAAGGGGAAAGGCATTGGTCCAGAGCTGATTATAAAACGATAAAACCTGAGAAGCAGTTTGTTCTTCTGGATGCATTTTGCGATGAGAATGGAGTCATAAATAAAGATTTTCCAAGATCTACATGGTCTAATATATTTAAGCAAACCGAGGAAACGACAACAGTAAACATAGAGATTAGTTATGATAAGCTGGAAGATCTGGAAGCTACAATAAAAATGGGCTTTCAAGAAGGCTTCACAGCAGGGCTTGAGAATCTTGATCATTATCTTAGTACACAATTCCGTCTTCGCAAAGAAAATAAAACAAGTAATAAAGCCAGAGTTACCACTTATCTGAATTTTCCAGGAAAGACAGAAGAAGCTTTTAACTTTTATCAAAAAGTATTTAATGGAAGATTGACAGGAGATGGTCTGCGAAGATTCGGAGATATTGAACTGCCTGCAGGGGCTCCACCTATGAGTGAAGCAGATAAGAAGCTTATCATTCATGCGGAGTTGACAATTTTGGGTGGACATGTTTTGATGGCTACAGATGCTCCTGAAAGCATGGGATTCAAGCTTGTGGAAGGAAATAACATGCACATCAATGTGGAGCCAGAATCAAGAGAGGAAACAGAGCGAATATTTAAGGAACTATCTGAAGGAGGGCAAGTGACCATGCCTTTGGCAGATATGTTCTGGGGAGCTTATTATGGTAGCTTCAAAGATAAATTCGGTATCAACTGGATGTTTAATTATCAAAAGACAGAATAA
- a CDS encoding glycosyl transferase — protein sequence MKVSGFTIIRNAIKYDFPIIEAITSILPICDEFVVAVGKSEDATLELIQSINSPKIKIVETVWDESLREGGKVLAVETEKAFHAVSPDSDWAFYIQGDEVLHEKYLPEVKAAMERYKDDTKVEGLIFGYINFYGSYSYIADSRKWSKNDIRIIRPDRSIRSYKDAVSFRKDNGEKLKVKKAGDAIMYHYGWVKPPDAQLEKRRNFEKLWHGDETVSKMFDNKTEFDYSQIDSLSHFNDTHPEVMKERINRVNWTFSFDPTKGIKLSPRLRILNFIYRTTGWNIGEFKNYTLLK from the coding sequence ATGAAAGTTTCAGGTTTTACAATCATAAGAAATGCTATTAAGTATGATTTTCCTATTATAGAGGCAATAACCTCTATACTGCCAATCTGTGATGAATTTGTTGTGGCAGTTGGAAAATCAGAAGATGCTACTTTAGAACTTATCCAATCTATCAATTCTCCTAAAATAAAAATTGTAGAAACTGTATGGGACGAGTCTTTAAGAGAGGGCGGAAAAGTGCTTGCAGTGGAAACCGAAAAAGCATTTCATGCCGTTTCTCCTGACTCTGACTGGGCTTTTTATATCCAGGGTGACGAGGTACTGCATGAAAAGTACCTTCCTGAAGTTAAAGCAGCAATGGAGAGATATAAAGACGACACAAAAGTTGAAGGATTAATATTTGGATATATCAATTTTTACGGGTCATACAGCTATATCGCTGATTCAAGGAAGTGGTCAAAAAATGATATCAGAATAATAAGACCAGATAGGTCCATCAGATCATACAAAGATGCTGTGAGCTTCAGAAAAGATAATGGAGAAAAATTAAAGGTAAAAAAAGCGGGTGATGCCATCATGTATCACTATGGTTGGGTAAAGCCTCCGGACGCACAGCTCGAGAAGAGAAGAAATTTCGAGAAGCTATGGCATGGAGATGAAACCGTAAGCAAAATGTTTGATAATAAAACAGAGTTTGACTATTCTCAGATAGATTCACTTTCTCATTTTAACGATACACATCCAGAGGTTATGAAAGAAAGAATTAACAGAGTAAACTGGACATTCTCCTTTGATCCGACCAAAGGCATCAAGCTAAGTCCGAGATTAAGAATACTTAATTTTATATACAGAACTACAGGCTGGAATATAGGTGAGTTTAAAAATTATACTTTATTGAAATAA
- a CDS encoding DUF6304 family protein: MKSPARYTDNKGTIEALIQNTGEELILEVDGTIFISRFMDDFTIENESLPSERYTLNDFNELTDCRLDFKLPLILITGEKEILTELEIQINLDNPNLSDKYNTYKTSAVLSISLNDKDLQTTDIQDFESGLVKIKEKLTPEYKLKCCFGCAYGDYSVAGQQFFGSMLCFRNIKQEYLNVQDKVQYMDVMEKNDRFVQETYLCPDFMIREKGTGYRG; this comes from the coding sequence ATGAAGTCTCCTGCAAGATATACAGACAATAAAGGAACTATTGAAGCTTTAATTCAAAATACGGGGGAGGAATTGATACTTGAAGTGGATGGTACAATTTTCATAAGCCGCTTTATGGATGATTTCACAATAGAAAATGAAAGCTTGCCGTCTGAACGATATACCCTTAATGACTTTAATGAACTTACTGACTGTCGGCTGGATTTCAAATTGCCATTAATTTTAATAACAGGAGAAAAGGAGATTTTGACGGAGTTAGAAATTCAGATAAATCTTGATAATCCTAATCTTAGTGATAAATATAATACCTATAAGACCTCCGCTGTTTTAAGTATATCATTAAATGATAAAGATCTCCAGACTACTGATATTCAGGATTTCGAGAGTGGATTGGTTAAGATAAAGGAAAAGCTTACTCCCGAATATAAGCTGAAATGTTGTTTTGGTTGTGCTTATGGTGATTACAGTGTGGCTGGCCAGCAATTTTTTGGTTCCATGTTATGCTTTAGAAATATTAAGCAGGAATATTTAAACGTACAGGACAAGGTTCAGTACATGGACGTTATGGAAAAAAATGATAGGTTTGTTCAGGAAACATATTTATGTCCAGATTTCATGATTAGAGAGAAGGGAACCGGATATAGAGGTTGA
- a CDS encoding biotin/lipoyl-containing protein: MNDVQKRLSEQYHNIHFKFILLPSISKNANMVVKITHWKKKIGDHIRENEKLVSCETNKVQIELNADTDGILVFRAEKNRELIQGDIFAIVADKYVDLEEFTF; encoded by the coding sequence TTGAATGATGTCCAAAAAAGGTTAAGCGAACAGTATCACAATATTCATTTCAAATTTATTCTACTACCTTCAATTTCAAAAAATGCTAATATGGTAGTTAAAATAACGCATTGGAAGAAAAAGATAGGCGATCACATTAGAGAAAATGAAAAGCTGGTATCTTGTGAAACCAATAAAGTTCAGATAGAGCTTAACGCAGACACAGATGGTATATTAGTTTTCAGAGCAGAAAAGAACAGAGAACTCATACAGGGAGATATCTTTGCAATAGTAGCTGACAAATATGTGGATCTGGAAGAATTTACTTTTTGA
- a CDS encoding metallophosphoesterase, whose product MKIQVASDLHQEFGRSEIEFDKADLLILAGDVSLGIKGIQWILSEIKIPVIYVLGNHEYYKGSYPKTLNKIKDVAKNTHVHVLENNSIELDGITFHGATLWTDFELFGNPRYTGGLVQSKMNDYKLIRRDPSYSKLRTIDTYKIHKASLKWLEESLGTSSSKKNIVISHHAPSIKSLPERLKENIVSSAYASNLDDLIFKYQPEYWIHGNIHAPSFYKIGDTQIICNPHGYINDAYNGFNPGLFIKV is encoded by the coding sequence ATGAAAATACAAGTTGCAAGTGATTTGCATCAGGAGTTTGGGCGTAGCGAAATTGAATTTGATAAAGCCGATCTGCTAATTTTAGCAGGCGATGTAAGTCTGGGTATAAAAGGCATTCAGTGGATTCTTTCTGAGATAAAGATTCCCGTCATATATGTTTTAGGTAATCATGAATATTACAAAGGCAGTTACCCCAAAACGTTAAATAAAATTAAAGACGTTGCAAAGAATACTCATGTACATGTATTGGAAAATAATTCAATAGAATTGGATGGAATTACATTTCATGGAGCGACACTCTGGACAGATTTTGAATTGTTTGGGAATCCCCGCTATACGGGAGGTTTGGTTCAGAGCAAAATGAATGATTATAAGCTGATTCGCAGAGACCCATCATACTCAAAACTGAGGACTATAGATACTTACAAAATTCATAAAGCTTCCTTAAAATGGCTGGAAGAAAGCCTGGGAACCTCCTCATCAAAGAAAAATATAGTTATAAGCCATCATGCACCTTCAATAAAATCACTACCGGAAAGGTTAAAAGAAAATATTGTTTCCTCCGCGTATGCCTCTAATCTCGATGACCTGATTTTTAAATATCAACCTGAATACTGGATACATGGTAATATACATGCACCTTCCTTTTATAAAATTGGTGATACACAAATCATTTGTAATCCTCATGGGTATATCAATGATGCGTATAATGGATTCAATCCCGGTCTGTTCATTAAGGTTTGA
- a CDS encoding M3 family metallopeptidase, producing MIHKVIYASFLCATAVSSFPALSETVLNRPDMSLTSNFTPVDTAVNNNPLLKKWEGPNGGLPPLDKVKTENFKPALEAAMAENLSEIDRITSNPEKPTFENTIAAMEKTGQTLIRVQTIYGIWSSTMSDEAFQSVEQEMEPVMAAFYDKITQNEKLFKRIEAVYNAPEKKKLTPEQQRLTWLYYTNFVRAGAALSPAAKAEVSEINQKLAGLFTKFSQNLLADESEQVVVIEKEEDLAGLPQSLIDAAANAAAKKKKGKWVITNTRSSVDPFLTYSSNRELREKVWKMFINRGDNGDKNDNNAIITEILQLRARRAHLLGFKTHAHWRLENTMAKTPERTIELMEAVWTPAVARVHEEVKDMQALADKEGANIKIEPWDYRYYAEKVRKARYDLDQTEVKQYLQLEKLREGMFWVAGELFDFEFSPVSNIPVNHPDVRVWEVKNKKTGAHVGYWYFDAFAREGKRSGAWMNAYRDQQKLIGNVTTIVSNNSNFVQGKEGEPILISWDDAVTLFHEFGHALHGLSSNVTYPSLSGTNVVRDYVEFPSQLLEHWLSTPEVLQRFALHYQTGKPIPSTLAEKIKKASTFNQGFATTEYLASALIDMKLHLSELPKINPDSFEAATLKDLGMPRELVMRHRTPQFAHIFSGDSYSAGYYSYLWSDVLTADAYQAFTEAKGPYDKNVASRLNKYVFSVGNTIDPEIGYRGFRGRDPKIDALMKKRGFPVKNPEKKAK from the coding sequence ATGATTCATAAGGTAATTTACGCGTCATTTCTCTGCGCAACAGCTGTGAGCAGCTTTCCTGCTCTTTCTGAAACAGTTTTAAACCGTCCTGATATGTCATTAACATCTAATTTCACCCCTGTAGATACTGCGGTAAATAATAACCCTTTGCTAAAAAAATGGGAAGGACCTAATGGCGGACTTCCTCCTTTGGATAAGGTGAAAACTGAAAACTTTAAGCCTGCACTGGAAGCTGCCATGGCGGAAAATCTTTCTGAAATAGATCGTATTACTTCAAATCCCGAAAAACCTACTTTCGAGAATACCATTGCTGCAATGGAAAAAACCGGTCAGACACTCATCCGGGTGCAAACGATATACGGTATTTGGAGTTCAACAATGAGCGATGAAGCCTTCCAGTCAGTAGAGCAGGAGATGGAGCCGGTCATGGCTGCATTTTATGATAAAATAACTCAGAATGAGAAATTATTCAAAAGAATTGAAGCTGTCTATAATGCTCCTGAAAAGAAAAAACTTACACCTGAGCAACAAAGACTCACCTGGTTATACTATACAAACTTTGTCCGTGCAGGAGCTGCTTTATCCCCTGCAGCTAAGGCAGAAGTCTCCGAGATCAATCAAAAGCTTGCAGGTTTATTTACTAAGTTTAGCCAGAACCTTCTGGCAGATGAATCAGAGCAAGTAGTGGTTATTGAAAAGGAAGAAGATCTGGCTGGACTTCCCCAGTCACTTATAGATGCAGCAGCTAATGCGGCAGCCAAAAAGAAAAAAGGAAAATGGGTAATCACAAATACAAGATCTTCGGTAGATCCTTTTCTTACTTATTCATCTAACAGAGAGCTAAGGGAAAAGGTCTGGAAGATGTTCATAAACAGGGGAGACAATGGGGATAAAAATGACAATAATGCCATTATTACCGAAATCCTTCAGCTGAGAGCAAGAAGAGCGCATTTGCTTGGATTTAAAACACATGCACACTGGCGCCTGGAAAATACTATGGCTAAAACTCCTGAGCGCACTATTGAATTAATGGAAGCAGTATGGACTCCGGCAGTGGCCAGAGTTCACGAAGAGGTCAAAGATATGCAGGCTCTTGCAGACAAAGAAGGTGCTAATATTAAGATTGAACCATGGGATTACAGATACTATGCTGAAAAGGTAAGAAAAGCCCGCTATGACCTGGACCAGACGGAAGTTAAACAATATCTTCAGCTGGAAAAACTCCGTGAAGGTATGTTCTGGGTTGCCGGTGAGCTCTTTGACTTTGAATTTTCTCCAGTTTCAAATATTCCTGTAAACCATCCTGATGTACGTGTCTGGGAAGTTAAAAATAAGAAAACAGGGGCTCATGTCGGATACTGGTATTTCGATGCTTTTGCTCGTGAAGGCAAAAGGTCAGGAGCATGGATGAATGCATACAGAGATCAGCAGAAACTAATCGGGAATGTTACTACAATTGTTTCCAATAACTCCAATTTCGTTCAGGGAAAAGAAGGAGAACCTATTTTAATTTCATGGGATGATGCTGTTACTTTATTCCACGAGTTTGGACATGCTTTGCATGGCCTTTCTTCCAATGTTACTTACCCTTCGCTTTCCGGTACAAACGTAGTTCGTGATTATGTAGAGTTCCCATCGCAACTACTAGAACACTGGTTGTCTACTCCTGAGGTATTACAACGCTTTGCTCTTCATTATCAGACAGGAAAACCGATTCCATCCACTCTTGCAGAAAAAATAAAGAAGGCTTCAACTTTCAATCAAGGCTTCGCTACAACAGAGTACCTTGCCAGTGCTTTGATAGATATGAAGCTTCATCTGTCCGAGCTTCCGAAAATAAATCCTGACTCATTTGAAGCAGCTACTTTAAAGGACCTGGGAATGCCAAGGGAATTGGTAATGCGTCACCGTACACCTCAGTTTGCACATATTTTCAGTGGTGATAGCTATTCTGCAGGGTATTACAGTTATCTCTGGTCTGATGTACTTACAGCTGACGCATACCAGGCCTTTACAGAAGCTAAGGGGCCTTATGATAAAAATGTAGCTTCAAGGCTTAATAAATATGTGTTTTCTGTAGGTAATACAATTGATCCTGAGATTGGTTACCGTGGTTTCAGAGGCAGAGACCCAAAAATTGATGCATTGATGAAGAAAAGAGGTTTTCCTGTAAAAAACCCTGAAAAGAAAGCGAAATAA
- a CDS encoding protein adenylyltransferase SelO, translating to MDSLSSKKYNKDFVNSFNGDHSGDLTSRQTPGVLYSKAIPTPVKNPQLIGWSDDLADQLGVEILSEDDVRILGGNLITPTMYPYAACYAGHQFGNWAGQLGDGRAITLGEWQTLNGDSWEFQLKGAGPTAYSRRADGRAVLRSSVREFLMSEAMYYLGVPTTRALGLVTTGDMVMRDMFYNGNPQYEPGAIVMRVAPSFLRFGNFEMLAARKDVANLIKLVDWTIDRYYPHIKGEDRVIRWLKEVVEKTAQLIIEWLRVGFVHGVMNTDNMSVLGLTIDYGPYSFLDNYDPEFTPNTTDLPGRRYAFGNQSSVAYWNLGCLANALVPLFETKEALVEAVESYENIFWQKYYAMMGNKLGLDKVLDSDLDFINRFEQMLSSVEPDMTIFYQLLAELKSDKITDEDIVEHFREAFYKELSSDARTSFLQSIEAWRERAAANTISREESLKKMAANNPRYILRNYLLHKAIEELERGENELFLKLQLAMKNPYSRDFDEFFMKRPEWAIQKAGCSMLSCSS from the coding sequence ATGGATAGTTTAAGTTCGAAAAAATATAATAAAGATTTTGTAAACTCCTTTAATGGAGATCATAGTGGAGATCTTACTTCCAGACAGACTCCCGGAGTGCTATACAGTAAAGCGATTCCTACACCTGTTAAAAATCCTCAATTGATCGGTTGGTCAGATGACCTTGCCGATCAATTAGGTGTTGAAATTCTTTCTGAAGATGATGTGAGAATTTTAGGGGGAAATCTTATAACACCTACCATGTATCCTTATGCCGCCTGCTATGCCGGTCACCAGTTTGGCAACTGGGCAGGACAGCTTGGAGATGGTCGGGCAATCACATTAGGTGAATGGCAGACTTTAAATGGGGATAGCTGGGAGTTTCAGCTAAAAGGTGCAGGACCAACAGCTTATTCCAGAAGAGCTGATGGAAGAGCCGTTCTGAGATCATCAGTAAGAGAATTTCTGATGAGTGAAGCAATGTATTATCTTGGAGTACCTACTACAAGAGCACTGGGACTTGTTACAACCGGAGATATGGTGATGAGGGATATGTTTTATAACGGAAATCCTCAGTATGAGCCAGGGGCCATTGTAATGAGGGTTGCTCCGAGTTTTCTCCGTTTCGGAAATTTCGAAATGCTTGCTGCGAGAAAGGATGTTGCCAATTTAATCAAACTTGTGGATTGGACAATCGATCGCTATTACCCTCATATTAAAGGAGAAGACAGAGTTATCAGATGGCTTAAAGAGGTTGTTGAAAAAACTGCCCAACTAATAATTGAATGGCTGCGAGTGGGATTTGTTCATGGGGTTATGAATACAGATAACATGTCAGTTCTCGGCCTGACTATCGACTATGGTCCTTATTCTTTCCTTGATAATTATGATCCTGAATTTACCCCAAATACTACAGACCTTCCGGGTAGAAGATATGCCTTCGGAAACCAATCATCCGTAGCCTATTGGAATTTAGGTTGTCTTGCCAATGCGTTGGTTCCTCTCTTTGAAACTAAAGAAGCTTTAGTGGAAGCTGTTGAAAGTTATGAAAATATATTCTGGCAGAAATATTATGCCATGATGGGAAACAAACTGGGACTGGATAAGGTGTTGGATTCTGATCTTGATTTTATCAATCGTTTCGAACAAATGCTTTCTTCAGTTGAGCCCGATATGACTATTTTTTATCAGTTGCTTGCAGAGCTGAAGTCAGATAAAATAACAGATGAGGATATTGTTGAACACTTCCGGGAAGCTTTTTATAAGGAATTATCTTCGGATGCAAGAACGTCCTTTTTACAATCAATTGAAGCCTGGAGGGAGAGAGCAGCGGCCAACACTATATCCAGGGAGGAATCTTTAAAGAAAATGGCTGCAAATAATCCCCGTTATATTTTAAGGAATTATCTTCTTCATAAGGCGATAGAGGAATTGGAACGTGGAGAGAATGAATTATTCCTGAAACTTCAGCTTGCTATGAAAAATCCTTATTCAAGAGATTTTGACGAGTTTTTCATGAAACGCCCGGAATGGGCAATTCAAAAGGCAGGCTGCTCCATGTTATCCTGTAGCTCTTAA
- a CDS encoding SDR family NAD(P)-dependent oxidoreductase yields MKKVVTIIGAGKGVSLGVARKFGKEGYTVALIARTEDKLKKLVQELQNEGIDAGYAVADASLPEEIEAALKKIKELIGATQVLVYNAARLKASSILNETSESLTEDFKINVANVITAVKYVIPDMEPGSGSILLTGGGLSIHPIPQYGSLAIGKAGIRNLAVSLNHALLAKRIYVGTITISGIVRPDDEKYNPDKIGEEYWKLFTGKNDIEVIY; encoded by the coding sequence ATGAAAAAAGTGGTTACGATTATCGGAGCAGGTAAAGGCGTGAGCCTTGGTGTAGCAAGAAAGTTTGGAAAAGAAGGCTATACGGTCGCACTTATTGCCAGAACCGAAGATAAACTTAAAAAACTTGTACAGGAGCTACAAAATGAAGGGATTGATGCAGGCTATGCTGTTGCAGACGCCTCCTTACCGGAGGAAATAGAAGCTGCACTAAAGAAGATAAAAGAACTCATCGGAGCAACGCAGGTCCTCGTTTATAATGCCGCACGATTAAAAGCTTCCAGCATTCTCAATGAAACTTCTGAATCACTTACAGAGGATTTTAAAATTAATGTAGCAAACGTAATTACTGCAGTAAAATATGTTATTCCTGACATGGAACCAGGGTCAGGAAGTATTTTGCTTACAGGTGGTGGATTATCCATTCATCCCATACCCCAGTATGGCTCCTTGGCAATTGGTAAAGCCGGAATAAGAAATCTGGCTGTCTCTCTTAATCATGCTTTGCTAGCAAAAAGGATATATGTGGGAACCATTACAATCAGCGGTATCGTCCGGCCTGACGATGAAAAATATAATCCTGACAAAATAGGTGAGGAGTACTGGAAGCTTTTTACCGGAAAAAACGATATCGAAGTTATTTATTGA
- a CDS encoding sensor histidine kinase, which produces MKIKYKLSLIIFFAAVILITLLYFIYSLNVRRTFVNQIESQLESIAEAKFIDINQFIQRRIYLIRFISGMELFKDAFELKKFDKDFFSSIDLLNEKFPTVNEISIMDSTGHLLFSTRPDTLPSISVIQKKAFLLAQRNKIFFNMFSYDENNRLSFYISAPIFNEDSIMMGVVLSNMNGDDLMEIMDDSTGLGKTGETLLGEKQDSAVVYLVPLRHDRSTTMKYSNDFDGTAIKEALQGKSGILYDIHNYKGEKVFAAARFIKDMGWGLVTQISKEEALKPVKELSDILILLNLFIVIFLTVPAYIIGRYIGKPIEKLTRTAQLINDGELSERVEIKSDDEIGLLGETFNEMTEKLERKIHELERYAYVISHDLKAPLSSIMPLADFVKEDYKNKPLDDQGNEMLKMIKEKSLDMKNLIDGVLKSARQEYKMKEPVKVYDLVDHIIDNLHPPENIKIEITKNLPNTVQYHQVSLLQVFLNLISNAIKYMDKPEGLIIIDCKRQDEYYQFSVSDNGRGIGSEYQSKLFNEFTIAHDDPGISSSGLGLSIVKKIVEENGGTIGLKSEVGKGSVFYFTVKA; this is translated from the coding sequence ATGAAAATAAAATACAAGTTATCCCTTATCATTTTTTTCGCCGCAGTTATACTGATTACCTTATTATATTTCATATACTCATTAAATGTAAGAAGAACATTTGTCAACCAGATAGAAAGTCAACTTGAGTCCATTGCGGAGGCCAAGTTCATCGATATAAATCAGTTTATCCAAAGACGCATATATCTTATTCGTTTCATATCAGGAATGGAACTCTTTAAAGATGCTTTTGAACTAAAAAAATTCGATAAAGATTTTTTTAGTTCTATTGATTTGCTGAATGAAAAATTCCCGACAGTAAATGAAATCAGTATAATGGACAGCACCGGCCATTTACTTTTTTCTACAAGGCCTGATACACTGCCGTCAATTTCAGTTATACAAAAGAAAGCTTTCCTGCTGGCTCAGAGAAATAAGATTTTTTTTAACATGTTTTCCTATGATGAAAATAATAGGCTGAGTTTTTATATATCTGCTCCTATATTTAATGAAGACAGCATCATGATGGGAGTAGTCCTTTCAAATATGAATGGTGATGATCTTATGGAAATAATGGATGATTCAACTGGATTGGGAAAAACAGGAGAAACCTTACTTGGTGAAAAACAGGATAGCGCAGTTGTTTATCTGGTGCCACTCCGACATGACAGGAGTACGACAATGAAATATAGCAACGATTTTGATGGTACAGCCATCAAAGAAGCCCTTCAGGGAAAATCAGGCATATTGTATGACATACATAATTATAAAGGGGAAAAAGTATTTGCTGCCGCAAGGTTTATAAAAGACATGGGGTGGGGGCTTGTGACACAGATAAGCAAAGAAGAAGCGTTAAAACCTGTAAAAGAACTTTCAGACATCCTCATTCTATTAAATTTATTTATAGTGATTTTTCTTACGGTACCTGCATATATCATTGGTCGCTATATCGGAAAACCTATAGAAAAGCTAACCAGGACGGCCCAATTGATCAATGATGGAGAACTTTCCGAAAGAGTTGAAATAAAATCTGATGATGAAATTGGTCTCTTAGGAGAAACATTCAATGAAATGACAGAAAAACTTGAGCGTAAGATACATGAACTTGAAAGATATGCCTATGTTATCTCTCATGATCTGAAGGCACCCTTGAGCTCTATTATGCCTCTGGCGGATTTTGTAAAAGAGGATTATAAGAATAAACCTCTGGATGACCAGGGTAATGAAATGCTTAAAATGATCAAAGAAAAATCTCTTGATATGAAAAACCTTATTGATGGTGTGCTTAAGTCTGCAAGACAAGAGTATAAAATGAAAGAGCCTGTTAAAGTTTATGATCTTGTCGATCATATTATTGATAATCTCCATCCACCGGAAAATATTAAAATAGAGATCACAAAAAATCTTCCCAATACTGTTCAATACCACCAGGTATCCCTTCTTCAGGTCTTTCTGAATCTGATCAGCAATGCTATTAAATATATGGATAAACCGGAAGGACTTATAATTATTGATTGCAAAAGACAGGATGAATATTACCAATTTTCCGTTTCTGATAATGGGAGAGGAATAGGATCGGAATATCAAAGTAAACTTTTTAATGAATTTACTATTGCCCATGATGACCCAGGCATCAGTAGCTCAGGACTGGGTTTATCTATAGTGAAAAAGATAGTAGAAGAAAATGGCGGAACAATAGGGCTAAAATCAGAAGTCGGAAAAGGATCAGTTTTTTATTTTACAGTAAAAGCATAA
- a CDS encoding HAD family hydrolase: MNDSDFLKLMQQSQPVIKTIFVDIGGVLLSNSWDGKCVKDSINYFGIEGDEVLFRHSEVASLYYCGKFSLDEYIKYVVFFTDRNFGCDEYKDFVFGQSKANEDMIKYIKFLRGHFRLKIVALNNEGRELNEFRIKKFKLHELVDSFISSSYLKLCKPDPEFYRIALDISGSDASEVLYIEERELMTAIAGKLGIKSILHSNYKNTRKEVEKLGFYLPEETLFG, translated from the coding sequence ATGAATGATTCAGATTTCCTAAAGTTAATGCAACAATCACAGCCTGTTATAAAAACTATTTTTGTTGATATTGGAGGGGTATTGTTATCCAATAGTTGGGATGGCAAGTGTGTGAAAGATTCAATAAACTATTTTGGAATAGAGGGAGACGAAGTTTTATTCAGACATTCAGAAGTGGCATCTTTATACTATTGTGGAAAGTTCAGTCTGGATGAATATATTAAGTACGTCGTTTTTTTTACGGATAGAAATTTCGGATGTGATGAATATAAAGATTTTGTCTTTGGACAATCAAAGGCAAATGAGGATATGATCAAATATATAAAATTTTTAAGGGGACATTTCAGATTGAAAATAGTAGCCCTCAATAATGAAGGACGCGAACTCAATGAATTTAGAATTAAAAAATTCAAGCTTCATGAGTTAGTTGATTCATTTATTTCATCCTCTTACCTGAAGCTATGCAAGCCTGATCCAGAGTTTTACAGAATAGCGCTTGATATTTCAGGTTCCGATGCCAGCGAAGTATTGTACATTGAAGAACGGGAACTAATGACAGCAATTGCGGGAAAGCTTGGCATAAAATCTATTTTACATAGCAACTATAAAAATACAAGAAAGGAGGTAGAAAAGCTTGGGTTTTATCTTCCGGAAGAAACTTTATTCGGATAG